The Alphaproteobacteria bacterium nucleotide sequence AGTTTGATTGCATTTTGCCCCCTAAAACGTGTACCACTAGTGCTCTTTAAATACGGTGGGAGCATGTAAATGCGGGGTTTTTGGCCTGTATTGCTGATAGGTATGGCTTTGATTGCGATCGGCTGCGCTCCTAAGGTGCAGCGCTATTCAGCGCCCCACGCCGCCCCACAAATTGTTGATGATAAGTTGCTGACAGGTAGCAATAAAGTGCTGCCTATTCGGGTCTGGGAGCCAGATAAAGACCGTTCTATCAAAGCCGCAATCATTGCACTGCATGGTTTTAATGATTATAGCAATGCCTTTGTAAATCCTGGGTATTATATTTCGGCACGTGATATAGCGGTATATGCCTATGACCAGCGTGGATTCGGCGATACAGAGGATCGTGGAATCTGGGCAGGGCAGGAAAACCTGACCGGAGATCTGAAGCAAATGGTGCTGGCCATACGGGAAATGCATCCCGATGTGCCACTATATTTGCTGGGCGAAAGCATGGGCGGCGCTGTGGTAATTAATGCTCTTGCACAGCCAGATTTTCCAAAAGTGGATGGTGCAATTTTATCTGCACCCGCAGTATGGGGCAGTAAAACCATGCCGCCGTTATATCGCGGTGTGCTATGGGCAGGAGCCCATACAGTGCCTTGGCTTGAGGTGACCGGATCGAATCTCAAAATTCTGGCCACCAATAATATTCCGCTGCTGCGCGAAATGGGGCGTGATCCATTAATTATTAAAGAAACACGGGTAGATGCGATATATGGCATTATGCAATTGATGGATAATGCATATAGCAATGCAAAAAAAGTCGATGTTCCCTTGTTATTGTTGTATGGCATGAATGATCAGGTAATTCCTTCGCAACCTATTGTAGAGGTTGCGGATACACTGGATACGAAATATAAACTGGTATATTACCCTCGGGGGTTTCATATGCTGCTGCGGGATTTGACCTCGGAGGTAGTAATGGACGATATTATTGCATGGGCGGAGGATCCGGAGGGTTTTCTGCCTTCTGGCTATGATTTAAATTGGCGAATGCTAATGGCAGGGGATGCGGAATGAAATATCTGGCAGGTATCATGTTGCTATGTGCTGCGGTGGGTATGGCTAAAACGGGATATGCCGCGCCGCAAAAAGTGGTGTCACTAAATTTATGCACAGATCAGGTGGCGGCAAGCATGTTGGATAAATCCCAGCTTAAAGGGCTGAGTTTTAATGCTTCAGATCCGGTGTTGTCACTGGTTTCCGGCACAGCCTCGGACTACCCTGCGTTAAAAGGCACTGCAGAAGAAATGGCCGAGATTCAACCCGATATGGTGCTGATGGCCGCCGGACAAAATCCGCAATTGCAACAATGGTTAGAAACCAAAAAAGTGCCTTTCTTTGCGATAGAACACGCCAGTTCCATCAATGCGCTACAGCGGCAGATTTCACAACTTGCTGTAAAGCTTGGCCATCCGGGATATGCGGTGAACCTTCGTGCGCGGCAAAACTCATTGTTGCAACATGCCAAGCTGCCCGCCGCTAATATGGGCGTGGCGATTTATTATCCTCGTGGGTTTACCGATGGGCGTGGCACATTGATTCACGATGTCATCACCCGCATGGGAGGGCGCAACCTTGCTGCAGAGCAAGGCAAAGAAGGCTCTGAATATTTATCGTTGGAGAAGCTGATATCCCTGAAGCCCGATGTGCTTATTATTCCGCTTTATGACTATGATGTGGTATCGCAAGCAGAAAAACTATCTCAGCATCCCGCTCTAAAAAACATTAAAGCGCAGATTGTACCTTTGCCCGGGCAATATTTGACCTGTCCTCATTTAGGGCTGGAGGCAATTGTAAATACTATTGCTGCAACGGTGCGCGAAAAGCAACGTATGGTACAGGTTACACAACATAAAGCTACGCCATAATGGTTATAAAGACGCCTTTATTGCTATTACATGCCATATTGTTATTGGTTATGTTTGTTGCAGCGTTGGCATCACTGGCAGTGGGGCAGGTGGATCTAACACTTGCGAATGTCTGGGACGGGCTTGTGCAGCATAGCAACTCACTAAATTATATTATTATCAGCGAAATTCGTTTGCCGCGCACGCTATTGGCGATAGTGGTAGGTGCGGCACTGGGCATATCCGGTGCGGCGATGCAGGGGTTTTTGCGTAATCCACTTGCAGAACCTGGCTTGCTAGGTGTTACCGGTGGTGCAGCGCTGGGCGCGGTTGTGGCGATTTATAGCGGGCTTATTTTGTTGGGTGAATATTGGTTGCCTGTATTAGCAATGTTAGGCGCTACCAGTGCCGTTGCCTTAACATATGCGCTGGCGGGAAGGCAGTATTCTGGTAGTCACACCTTGATTCTGGCGGGAATAGCGGTTTCGAGTCTGTTTGGTGCGGCAATTGCTGTGGCGCTGAATCTGGCGCCAAATCCCTTTGCGGCAATGGATGTGGTTTTTTGGCTTATGGGGTCATTAGCTGACCGCACTATGCAGCAATTCTGGCTGGTTATACCTTTTATTGTTATTGGCGGTGGTTTGATGCTGTCATGCATCCGCGCATTAAATGCATTAAGTCTTGGTGAAACCACGGCGCAAAGCATGGGTATTGAAATTGCGCAGGTGCAATGGCGGTTAGCACTTGGTGTTGCGCTTGCGGTAGGAGCGGCAGTTTCAGTGGCGGGGAGTATTGGGTTTGTTGGCTTAGTGGTGCCGCATATACTACGCCCCTTAGTAGGCCATAGCCCGGGTGCATTACTGTTGCCCAGTGCTATTGGCGGTGCAATTTTGCTGTTATTGGCGGATATTACTGTTCGCTTGGTGCCTACCTCGGGTATGGAACTTCGAATTGGTGTGGTTACGGCGCTTATTGGCGCGCCTTTCTTTTTGTTGCTGTTACTGCATCATCGGCGCGAGGTGGCATGAGCTTGCTGACACTAACACAGGTGCATGTCGCATATAAAGAACGTAACGTGCTGAAGGATATTAGCTTTTCACTTAAATCCGGAGAGGTGCTGGGAGTAATTGGTGCCAATGGTGCAGGAAAATCGAGCTTACTGCGTACAATTGCCGGTATCACACCGCATAACTCTGGGAAAATATTATGGGAGAATGCAGCACTAATCCACAACCGAGTTACCGCACAAAAAATTGCGTATCAGGAACAGAATAGCCAATGTCACTGGCCGCTGGAAGTAGAAAAACTGGTGACGTTGGGGCGTTTGCCTCATGGTAAATTTGCCAAGCAATTGCAGCCGCACGATCATATAGCGGTGATGCAAGCGATGGAGGATGCGGATATTATGCATTTACGCCATCGAACAGCCACTAAGCTTTCGGCAGGTGAGCAGGCGCGGGTATTTTTGGCGCGGGCTTTGGCGGTACAGCCACAACTGCTTTTGGTAGATGAGCCCGTTTCTGGCTTGGATCCTGCCCATCAGTTGGC carries:
- a CDS encoding iron ABC transporter permease, with translation MVIKTPLLLLHAILLLVMFVAALASLAVGQVDLTLANVWDGLVQHSNSLNYIIISEIRLPRTLLAIVVGAALGISGAAMQGFLRNPLAEPGLLGVTGGAALGAVVAIYSGLILLGEYWLPVLAMLGATSAVALTYALAGRQYSGSHTLILAGIAVSSLFGAAIAVALNLAPNPFAAMDVVFWLMGSLADRTMQQFWLVIPFIVIGGGLMLSCIRALNALSLGETTAQSMGIEIAQVQWRLALGVALAVGAAVSVAGSIGFVGLVVPHILRPLVGHSPGALLLPSAIGGAILLLLADITVRLVPTSGMELRIGVVTALIGAPFFLLLLLHHRREVA
- a CDS encoding lysophospholipase, whose protein sequence is MRGFWPVLLIGMALIAIGCAPKVQRYSAPHAAPQIVDDKLLTGSNKVLPIRVWEPDKDRSIKAAIIALHGFNDYSNAFVNPGYYISARDIAVYAYDQRGFGDTEDRGIWAGQENLTGDLKQMVLAIREMHPDVPLYLLGESMGGAVVINALAQPDFPKVDGAILSAPAVWGSKTMPPLYRGVLWAGAHTVPWLEVTGSNLKILATNNIPLLREMGRDPLIIKETRVDAIYGIMQLMDNAYSNAKKVDVPLLLLYGMNDQVIPSQPIVEVADTLDTKYKLVYYPRGFHMLLRDLTSEVVMDDIIAWAEDPEGFLPSGYDLNWRMLMAGDAE
- a CDS encoding ABC transporter substrate-binding protein; translation: MKYLAGIMLLCAAVGMAKTGYAAPQKVVSLNLCTDQVAASMLDKSQLKGLSFNASDPVLSLVSGTASDYPALKGTAEEMAEIQPDMVLMAAGQNPQLQQWLETKKVPFFAIEHASSINALQRQISQLAVKLGHPGYAVNLRARQNSLLQHAKLPAANMGVAIYYPRGFTDGRGTLIHDVITRMGGRNLAAEQGKEGSEYLSLEKLISLKPDVLIIPLYDYDVVSQAEKLSQHPALKNIKAQIVPLPGQYLTCPHLGLEAIVNTIAATVREKQRMVQVTQHKATP
- a CDS encoding ABC transporter ATP-binding protein; its protein translation is MSLLTLTQVHVAYKERNVLKDISFSLKSGEVLGVIGANGAGKSSLLRTIAGITPHNSGKILWENAALIHNRVTAQKIAYQEQNSQCHWPLEVEKLVTLGRLPHGKFAKQLQPHDHIAVMQAMEDADIMHLRHRTATKLSAGEQARVFLARALAVQPQLLLVDEPVSGLDPAHQLAVMALLRRKASDGMGVIVVLHDLALAARYCDRLLLINHQTILAQGNPAQVLSAENLRTAMQVKVVNGEHEGVPYILPWQAI